From the genome of Malus domestica chromosome 04, GDT2T_hap1, one region includes:
- the LOC103424950 gene encoding uncharacterized protein, producing MFNAEAELANSLRQYEHHVESSYHGSVTGHSFVQRDRKECHDRMMKYYFIERPRFHAHDFRRRFRMRRELFDSILNTFVNHDHYFARKIDVVGRQSLSHHQKLISAFQMLANRCSADLTDDAIENLNHFRQAIQAIYGATYLRKLNSEDLKRLLRKAGKIGFLDCMHWEWKN from the coding sequence ATGTTCAACGCAGAAGCTGAACTTGCAAACTCGCTTAGGCAATATGAGCACCATGTCGAATCTAGCTATCATGGTTCTGTCACGGGGCATTCATTTGTGCAGCGTGATAGAAAAGAGTGTCATGACCGAATGatgaaatattattttatcGAGCGTCCGAGATTTCATGCTCATGATTTTCGGAGGCGGTTTCGGATGAGGAGAGAGCTTTTTGATAGCATATTGAACACATTTGTCAATCATGACCACTACTTTGCAAGGAAGATAGATGTCGTCGGCCGACAAAGTCTATCACATCATCAGAAACTCATATCTGCATTTCAGATGCTAGCTAATAGATGCTCTGCAGACTTAACTGATGATGCTATTGAGAACCTGAACCACTTTCGTCAAGCAATTCAAGCCATATATGGAGCCACATACCTCCGTAAGCTAAATAGTGAAGACTTGAAGAGGCTTCTACGCAAGGCAGGCAAAATAGGTTTCCTCGATTGTATGCATTGGGAGTGGAAGAATTGA